A window from Candidatus Binatia bacterium encodes these proteins:
- a CDS encoding protein kinase, with product MFPETLAGLLNDGRPRLTTLRRLAIVLSRALESLHAHDITHGDVTPSNVLLDEDGVAHISDFGLSEI from the coding sequence GTGTTCCCCGAAACGCTCGCGGGTCTACTCAACGACGGTCGGCCACGTCTCACGACGCTCCGGCGCCTCGCGATCGTGTTGAGTCGCGCGCTGGAGTCGCTGCATGCGCATGACATCACGCACGGGGATGTCACGCCGAGCAACGTTCTGCTGGACGAGGACGGAGTCGCGCACATCTCGGACTTCGGCTTGTCCGAGATCTAG